From Selenomonas ruminantium AC2024, a single genomic window includes:
- a CDS encoding aliphatic sulfonate ABC transporter, which translates to MALDVMALPWETAEQQLREANISYETEITRSTRNFFPVDEDRLYVVRQRQQADGKLLLTLAAKQLPVKEV; encoded by the coding sequence ATGGCTTTAGATGTGATGGCCCTTCCTTGGGAGACTGCTGAACAGCAGCTTCGGGAGGCAAATATCTCCTATGAAACAGAGATAACCCGTTCCACCCGGAATTTTTTTCCGGTGGACGAGGATAGACTTTATGTTGTGCGCCAGCGTCAGCAGGCAGACGGCAAGCTGCTCTTGACACTGGCTGCAAAACAGCTGCCTGTAAAGGAGGTGTAA
- a CDS encoding DUF362 domain-containing protein, which translates to MAYKIGEDCISCGSCAATCPVEAISEGAERYEIDPDKCVECGACAAGCPVSAIEAP; encoded by the coding sequence ATGGCTTACAAAATTGGTGAGGATTGCATTTCTTGCGGTTCCTGCGCTGCTACTTGCCCGGTAGAGGCAATCAGCGAGGGTGCAGAACGTTATGAAATCGACCCGGATAAGTGCGTAGAGTGCGGCGCTTGCGCTGCTGGCTGCCCGGTATCTGCTATCGAGGCTCCCTGA
- the fapR gene encoding transcription factor FapR produces the protein MARVKKKIRQEQLIEKVKNKPFLTDEELAKQLDVSVQTIRLDRLELGIPELRGRIRKMAENAQNKVKAIQSNEVVGELIDLELGHSGISLLKITEDMVFGKTQIAKGHFMFSQADSLAMAIVDAPMAVTGVANVKYKVPVHVGEKLIAKAEIVKVRGNKYFIWVKTHNETQEVFRAKFIVVSWGEK, from the coding sequence ATGGCAAGAGTGAAGAAGAAAATCCGTCAGGAACAGCTGATTGAGAAGGTCAAGAACAAGCCCTTCCTCACCGATGAGGAACTGGCCAAGCAGCTGGACGTCAGCGTTCAGACCATCCGCCTCGATCGTCTGGAATTGGGCATTCCTGAATTACGCGGACGTATCAGGAAGATGGCGGAAAATGCGCAGAACAAGGTAAAGGCCATCCAGAGCAATGAAGTGGTGGGTGAGCTTATCGACCTGGAGCTTGGTCATTCGGGCATTTCCCTGTTGAAAATCACGGAGGACATGGTCTTTGGCAAGACCCAAATTGCCAAGGGACACTTCATGTTCTCCCAGGCCGATTCGCTGGCCATGGCCATTGTCGATGCGCCAATGGCGGTTACTGGTGTGGCCAATGTGAAGTACAAGGTGCCTGTTCATGTGGGCGAAAAGCTGATTGCCAAGGCGGAAATCGTCAAGGTACGCGGCAATAAATATTTTATATGGGTCAAGACCCATAATGAGACCCAAGAAGTTTTCCGAGCGAAATTCATCGTGGTTTCGTGGGGAGAAAAGTAA
- a CDS encoding 1-deoxy-D-xylulose-5-phosphate reductoisomerase produces the protein MKNIAVLGSTGSIGTQTLDVVRRNPELFHISVLAANSSDELFEKQIREFEPELAVLADVDAYNRLKSRYSGKTKLAGGRQAFIDAAALDGVDTVVTSMMGFAGLEPTMKALDAKKNIALANKETLVVAGEIVTRRAKEQGVKILPVDSEHCAFFQCLQGEKMDSIEKLLLTCSGGPFRGKKREDLLDATKAQVLAHPTWNMGQKITVDSASLVNKGLEVIEAKWLYDVSYDQIQVVVHPQSIVHSMVQFRDGAVIAQLGSTDMKLPIQYALTYPDRVQSSFDRLDFWQMKDLTFSKPDTDTFKGLKFAYEAGAMGGSMPCIFNAANEIAVGAFLKDEIKFLDIYDIIEETMLKRECIMEPTLEELFEEDRWAREFATEVLRKK, from the coding sequence ATGAAAAACATTGCAGTATTGGGCTCCACGGGCTCTATCGGCACCCAGACTCTGGATGTGGTGCGCCGCAACCCGGAGCTTTTCCATATCAGCGTACTCGCGGCCAATTCCAGCGACGAACTCTTTGAAAAGCAGATTCGTGAGTTTGAGCCGGAACTGGCGGTATTGGCTGATGTTGATGCCTATAACCGATTAAAGAGCCGTTACAGCGGCAAGACGAAACTGGCTGGCGGCCGTCAGGCGTTCATTGATGCCGCAGCCTTGGATGGCGTGGACACGGTGGTTACGTCTATGATGGGCTTTGCGGGCCTGGAACCGACCATGAAGGCGCTCGATGCGAAGAAAAATATCGCACTGGCCAATAAGGAAACCTTGGTCGTAGCCGGGGAAATTGTCACCCGCCGCGCCAAGGAGCAGGGAGTAAAGATTCTGCCGGTGGACAGTGAGCATTGTGCGTTCTTCCAGTGCCTGCAGGGCGAGAAGATGGACTCCATCGAAAAGCTTCTGTTAACCTGTTCCGGCGGTCCCTTCCGTGGCAAGAAGCGGGAGGATTTGCTCGATGCCACGAAGGCGCAGGTGCTGGCGCATCCCACCTGGAATATGGGACAGAAAATCACTGTGGATTCGGCCAGCCTCGTGAACAAGGGGCTCGAAGTTATCGAAGCCAAATGGCTCTATGATGTAAGCTATGACCAGATTCAGGTCGTCGTGCATCCGCAGAGCATTGTGCATTCCATGGTTCAGTTCCGTGACGGTGCGGTGATTGCCCAGCTCGGCTCTACGGATATGAAGCTGCCCATTCAGTACGCTTTGACTTATCCGGACCGGGTGCAGTCGAGCTTTGACCGTCTGGACTTCTGGCAGATGAAGGATTTGACCTTCAGTAAGCCTGATACGGACACCTTCAAGGGCCTCAAATTTGCCTATGAAGCTGGCGCCATGGGCGGCAGTATGCCCTGCATCTTCAATGCTGCCAACGAGATTGCGGTTGGGGCATTTTTGAAAGACGAAATCAAGTTCCTGGATATTTACGATATTATCGAAGAGACGATGCTGAAGCGGGAATGTATTATGGAACCCACTTTGGAGGAACTCTTTGAGGAAGACCGTTGGGCGCGGGAGTTTGCTACTGAAGTCCTGCGGAAGAAATAA
- a CDS encoding YceD family protein, with product MMNINIAELQTDLGRELPFSFAVTAAELDALSDDYKFEDPIKVTGTVVYTGMRWRVSGKIEVVKTFVCNRCLTDCREEQVHEFSEDFTRDEGEDDSVNVFSGDLLDIEDMVRDTLLAAQSLSNICKPDCKGLCPKCGHNLNEGDCGCDRFVPDPRMAALQQLLKKD from the coding sequence ATGATGAATATTAATATTGCTGAATTACAAACTGATTTAGGCAGGGAGCTGCCCTTTTCTTTTGCGGTGACAGCAGCTGAATTGGATGCCCTAAGTGATGATTACAAGTTCGAAGACCCCATAAAGGTCACAGGGACTGTAGTTTATACAGGCATGCGTTGGCGCGTCAGCGGCAAGATAGAAGTGGTTAAGACTTTCGTTTGCAATCGCTGTCTGACAGATTGCCGTGAGGAGCAGGTACATGAATTTTCCGAGGACTTCACCCGTGATGAAGGCGAGGACGATTCGGTAAATGTCTTTAGCGGGGATTTGTTGGACATTGAGGATATGGTACGGGATACCCTGCTGGCGGCCCAGTCCCTCAGTAATATATGCAAGCCCGATTGCAAGGGGCTTTGCCCGAAGTGCGGGCATAACTTAAATGAAGGCGATTGCGGTTGTGACCGCTTTGTGCCGGACCCGCGCATGGCAGCATTACAGCAATTATTGAAGAAAGACTAA
- a CDS encoding dicarboxylate/amino acid:cation symporter translates to MNLSIKIFIALVLSVVVGLIAGEPALSFINWWIAPIGTIFINLIKMMIVPVVFFSLVVGMTSLGDTKKLGRIGAKTVCLYLLTTAVAILIGFGIAGIVSPGTGLDLTSNAAVKVKEAPSLMQVLVAMIPANPIDAMAKAQILPVIVFSLFVGIGIVQVGGERAQLLIKFFDAAAEVTYKIIGIVMQFAPIGVFALLLPVVAKNGPAVLLPLMSVIGCVAVGCVIHAIVVYSSLARVWGGHTPMEFFRGMSEAMMIAFTTCSSAAALPINMKNCQEKLGVSREVSSFVLPLGATINMDGTALYMGVCSLFVANVFGIDLTMGQMLMIILTGTLASIGTAGVPGAGLIMLAMVLQTAGLPLEGLALVAGIDRVLDMFRTCLNITGDGAVTIVMDQEEKKYDSSAAGAQA, encoded by the coding sequence ATGAATCTTTCCATCAAAATTTTTATCGCTCTGGTTCTCTCCGTAGTGGTTGGCCTGATTGCTGGCGAGCCCGCTCTGTCCTTCATCAACTGGTGGATTGCACCGATTGGTACCATCTTCATTAATCTGATTAAGATGATGATTGTACCGGTAGTGTTCTTCTCATTGGTGGTTGGTATGACCAGCCTGGGGGATACCAAAAAGCTGGGTCGTATTGGTGCTAAGACCGTATGTCTGTATCTGCTGACCACGGCTGTGGCTATTTTGATTGGTTTCGGTATTGCCGGTATTGTCAGCCCGGGGACGGGGCTGGATCTCACGAGTAATGCTGCAGTAAAAGTGAAAGAAGCTCCTAGCCTTATGCAGGTGCTGGTGGCAATGATTCCGGCGAACCCCATTGATGCCATGGCGAAAGCACAGATTCTGCCGGTTATCGTCTTTTCCCTGTTCGTGGGCATTGGTATTGTCCAGGTGGGCGGCGAACGCGCACAGCTTTTGATTAAGTTCTTTGATGCTGCCGCTGAAGTTACCTACAAAATCATCGGCATCGTCATGCAGTTTGCACCCATTGGTGTATTTGCCCTGCTTTTGCCGGTAGTAGCGAAAAATGGTCCGGCAGTCCTTCTGCCGCTGATGTCTGTTATCGGCTGTGTAGCTGTTGGCTGCGTGATTCATGCCATTGTGGTTTACTCCTCGCTGGCCCGCGTTTGGGGCGGCCATACGCCGATGGAATTCTTCCGCGGTATGAGTGAAGCGATGATGATTGCTTTCACTACCTGCTCCAGTGCAGCAGCTCTGCCGATTAACATGAAGAACTGCCAGGAAAAACTCGGGGTATCCCGTGAAGTTTCTTCCTTCGTTCTGCCGCTGGGTGCTACCATCAACATGGACGGCACGGCTCTTTACATGGGCGTTTGTTCCTTGTTCGTGGCAAATGTGTTCGGCATTGACCTGACCATGGGACAGATGCTCATGATTATCCTGACGGGTACGCTGGCTTCCATCGGTACCGCAGGTGTTCCGGGCGCTGGTCTTATCATGCTGGCCATGGTACTGCAGACGGCAGGCCTGCCACTTGAAGGTCTGGCTCTTGTAGCTGGTATCGACCGTGTTCTTGATATGTTCCGTACCTGCCTGAATATCACGGGTGATGGTGCAGTGACCATCGTGATGGATCAGGAAGAAAAGAAATATGACAGCAGTGCAGCTGGGGCTCAGGCATAA
- the ispG gene encoding flavodoxin-dependent (E)-4-hydroxy-3-methylbut-2-enyl-diphosphate synthase, producing the protein MFERKITRQIHIGNVAIGGGAPISVQSMCNTKTTDTKATVAQIKALQNAGCDIVRVAVPDMEAAQNLGNIIKEINIPLVADIHFDYKLALEAIKQGISALRLNPGNIGGEEKVRAVVKAAKEAHIPIRIGVNAGSLDKKILAKYGEVTPEALVESAMQHVKILEDLDFHDLKISLKAHDVPLTLAAYRLMSKTVDYPLHLGITEAGTVNTGIIKSAVGIGALLSEGIGDTFRISLTGDPVVEVKVANEILKSLGLKEYGPTLVACPTCGRTSIDLPAIAAQIEKKLEGIQDPIDVAVMGCVVNGPGEARGADVGIAGGNGEGLIFRKGEIIRKVPEDKLVEELFKEIDAILEERKNNASK; encoded by the coding sequence ATGTTTGAACGCAAGATTACCCGGCAGATTCATATCGGTAATGTCGCCATTGGCGGCGGCGCACCGATTTCCGTGCAGTCCATGTGCAATACCAAGACCACGGATACGAAAGCCACGGTTGCGCAGATAAAAGCTCTGCAGAATGCGGGCTGCGATATCGTGCGGGTGGCGGTGCCGGATATGGAAGCTGCTCAGAATCTCGGCAATATCATCAAGGAAATCAACATTCCTCTGGTGGCTGATATTCATTTTGACTACAAACTGGCTCTGGAAGCCATCAAGCAGGGGATTTCCGCCCTGCGCCTGAATCCTGGCAATATCGGCGGTGAGGAAAAGGTGCGGGCTGTGGTCAAAGCCGCGAAAGAAGCCCATATTCCCATCCGTATCGGTGTAAATGCGGGGTCCTTGGACAAGAAGATTCTGGCCAAATACGGTGAAGTTACGCCGGAGGCTTTGGTGGAATCGGCCATGCAGCATGTGAAAATTTTGGAGGATTTGGATTTCCATGACCTCAAGATTTCCCTTAAGGCCCATGATGTGCCCTTGACGCTGGCGGCCTATCGTCTGATGAGCAAGACGGTGGATTATCCGCTGCACTTGGGCATTACCGAAGCAGGGACGGTGAACACAGGCATCATCAAATCCGCTGTGGGCATTGGTGCTTTGCTTTCAGAAGGCATTGGCGATACCTTCCGCATTTCGCTGACCGGTGACCCGGTGGTGGAAGTAAAAGTAGCCAATGAAATCTTGAAGTCGTTGGGCCTCAAAGAATACGGGCCGACTCTTGTGGCCTGCCCGACCTGCGGCCGCACGAGCATCGACCTGCCGGCCATTGCTGCCCAGATCGAAAAGAAGCTTGAAGGGATTCAAGACCCCATTGATGTAGCCGTGATGGGATGCGTGGTCAATGGCCCGGGCGAAGCCCGCGGTGCGGATGTGGGCATTGCCGGCGGCAATGGCGAAGGCCTGATTTTCCGCAAGGGGGAAATCATCCGCAAAGTGCCGGAAGATAAATTAGTAGAAGAACTCTTCAAAGAAATAGATGCCATATTGGAGGAACGAAAGAACAATGCGAGCAAGTAA
- a CDS encoding proline--tRNA ligase, protein MRASNLYAPTLRNTPAEAEIASHQLMYRAGMIRKVAGGMYTYLPLGWRVIRKIEEIIREEMDAAGGQEIGMPILQPSELWEESGRWAAYGDEMMRIKDRHGRNFCLGPTHEEMITDLVRDEVSSYKQLPLMLYQIQDKFRDERRPRFGLMRSREFIMKDLYSFDKDIEGMNVSYQKMYDAYTNIYTRMGLEFRPVEADNGAIGGGHSHEFTVLAEAGESNIAYCTKCDYAASDEKAALSPIEATDENELPLEKVATPGTNTIESLVEFLNVPIEKTIKAVAYQSDNGKLVLAFVRGDHDVNEVKVINQVEGALELTMAEDEAIKNAGGCPGFMSAIGIKPSEDVIVLVDPTVMNMHNAVAGANEVDAHYKNVNPKRDFNAEGIIVTDLRMVKEGDACPHCGASMKMTRGIEAGQVFTLGTKYSQAMGAMFLDEQGKQQPLYMGCYGIGVGRTMAAAIEQNNDENGIIWPRAIAPFEVVVVAVNAKKEDQLAYSEEIYKECKAAGFDTLLDDRKERAGVKFKDCDLIGYPLRVVVGPKAVEENQIEIKVRKTGEMFTVSREEYLDKVKEILATL, encoded by the coding sequence ATGCGAGCAAGTAATTTATATGCACCTACGCTGCGCAATACGCCGGCAGAAGCCGAGATTGCCAGCCATCAGCTTATGTACCGTGCGGGTATGATTCGTAAAGTTGCCGGTGGTATGTATACCTACCTGCCTTTGGGCTGGCGCGTCATCCGTAAGATTGAAGAAATCATCCGCGAGGAAATGGATGCCGCCGGTGGTCAGGAAATCGGTATGCCGATTCTGCAGCCGTCCGAGCTTTGGGAAGAAAGCGGCCGCTGGGCAGCTTATGGCGATGAAATGATGCGCATTAAAGACCGTCATGGCCGTAATTTCTGCCTTGGCCCGACGCATGAGGAAATGATTACGGATTTGGTGCGTGACGAAGTCAGCTCCTACAAGCAGCTGCCGTTGATGCTCTATCAGATTCAGGATAAGTTCCGCGACGAGCGCCGTCCGCGTTTCGGTCTCATGCGCAGCCGCGAATTCATCATGAAGGATTTGTATTCCTTCGATAAGGATATTGAGGGCATGAATGTGTCCTATCAGAAGATGTATGATGCTTATACGAACATCTACACCCGCATGGGCCTCGAATTCCGTCCGGTAGAGGCCGATAACGGTGCTATCGGTGGTGGCCACTCCCACGAGTTCACGGTGCTGGCTGAAGCCGGTGAATCCAACATTGCATACTGCACGAAGTGTGACTACGCGGCCAGCGATGAAAAAGCTGCACTTAGCCCCATCGAAGCTACTGACGAAAACGAACTGCCCTTGGAAAAAGTGGCTACGCCGGGTACCAACACGATTGAAAGCCTTGTAGAGTTCTTGAACGTGCCTATCGAAAAGACCATCAAGGCTGTCGCTTACCAGTCTGATAACGGCAAGCTTGTGTTGGCCTTTGTCCGCGGTGACCATGATGTCAATGAAGTCAAGGTTATCAATCAGGTAGAGGGTGCGCTGGAACTCACGATGGCCGAAGATGAAGCCATCAAGAATGCTGGCGGCTGTCCGGGCTTTATGAGTGCGATTGGCATTAAGCCGAGTGAAGATGTAATTGTGCTCGTTGACCCGACGGTTATGAATATGCACAATGCCGTAGCCGGTGCTAATGAAGTGGATGCACACTACAAGAACGTCAACCCCAAGCGTGATTTCAACGCCGAAGGCATTATCGTCACCGACCTGCGCATGGTCAAGGAAGGCGACGCCTGCCCGCATTGCGGTGCATCGATGAAGATGACCCGCGGCATTGAAGCTGGTCAGGTGTTCACGCTGGGCACGAAGTACAGCCAGGCTATGGGCGCCATGTTCCTCGATGAGCAGGGTAAGCAGCAGCCGCTCTACATGGGCTGCTATGGTATCGGCGTAGGCCGTACGATGGCTGCTGCCATCGAGCAGAACAACGATGAAAACGGCATCATCTGGCCGCGTGCCATTGCGCCGTTCGAAGTCGTTGTCGTAGCCGTCAACGCCAAGAAGGAAGACCAGCTGGCTTATTCCGAAGAAATCTACAAGGAATGCAAGGCTGCAGGTTTTGATACGCTGCTCGATGACCGCAAGGAACGTGCCGGTGTCAAGTTCAAGGACTGTGACCTCATTGGCTATCCTCTGCGCGTAGTCGTCGGCCCCAAGGCTGTGGAAGAAAATCAGATTGAAATCAAGGTGCGCAAGACGGGCGAAATGTTCACCGTCAGCCGCGAAGAATATCTCGATAAAGTAAAAGAAATACTGGCAACTCTGTAA
- a CDS encoding RpiB/LacA/LacB family sugar-phosphate isomerase, translated as MKIAMANDHAGTRLKEEIKKYLESEGHEVKDFGTYDEESCDLSDFVLPAATAVAKGECERGIFVDGVGYGSAMIANKLRGIFAVVCQDPFCAALARQHNDSNVLCLGGKIIGGAIAMETVKTWMHTDPLTAEKYVRRVEKVKQIDAEHTVAVK; from the coding sequence ATGAAAATTGCAATGGCCAATGACCATGCCGGAACGCGGCTTAAAGAGGAAATCAAGAAGTATCTGGAAAGCGAAGGCCATGAGGTCAAGGATTTTGGTACTTATGATGAAGAATCCTGCGACCTGTCGGATTTTGTCCTGCCGGCAGCAACGGCTGTAGCCAAGGGCGAATGTGAGCGCGGCATTTTTGTGGATGGCGTAGGCTATGGCAGTGCTATGATTGCCAACAAGTTGCGCGGCATCTTTGCCGTTGTCTGCCAGGACCCGTTCTGTGCAGCATTGGCTCGTCAGCATAACGATTCCAACGTACTTTGCCTGGGCGGCAAGATTATTGGCGGCGCTATCGCGATGGAAACGGTGAAGACCTGGATGCATACGGACCCGCTGACGGCCGAAAAATATGTGCGCCGCGTAGAAAAGGTTAAGCAGATTGACGCAGAGCATACGGTAGCCGTCAAGTAA
- the rseP gene encoding RIP metalloprotease RseP, giving the protein MVLTIAAAIFVFGLLVLVHELGHFITAKLTGMRVDEFAIGFGPKLISFTRGETVYSLRAIPLGGFNDIAGMDPSNNEAGSRGYCEKPVLSRMIVILAGSVMNFILPIVIFFGIFFFVGVSTPNPEPILGTVLADKAAAQAGLQAGDRIISLDGKAIGSWTEFVDNIKDNEGTPIKVTAQRGEETFETTMTPVYDTQAKKAMVGVMSSVDTQHPGIIDSMGLALQKTAMIVAMMLEALAQIILKLSGSELAGPIGVAQMAGEVAQMGFVPLLNFAAFLSLNLGIVNLFPIPALDGGHFVTLCVEAVRGKPMSPKALEYTQKVGIVLLILLMVLATKNDIVRVFTGG; this is encoded by the coding sequence ATGGTATTAACCATTGCAGCAGCTATCTTTGTTTTTGGCCTGCTGGTGCTGGTACATGAGTTGGGGCATTTCATCACCGCAAAACTTACGGGAATGCGGGTGGATGAATTTGCCATTGGCTTTGGACCGAAACTGATTAGCTTCACCAGAGGAGAAACGGTATACAGCCTGCGGGCTATCCCTCTGGGGGGCTTTAATGATATTGCGGGCATGGACCCCAGCAACAATGAAGCAGGGAGCCGCGGCTATTGCGAAAAGCCCGTGCTTTCCCGCATGATTGTCATTCTGGCAGGTTCCGTGATGAACTTCATCCTGCCCATTGTGATTTTCTTTGGGATATTTTTCTTTGTGGGGGTCAGCACGCCCAATCCTGAACCGATACTGGGCACGGTATTGGCCGATAAGGCCGCTGCGCAGGCGGGGCTGCAGGCCGGTGACCGGATTATCAGCCTCGATGGCAAGGCTATTGGCTCCTGGACCGAGTTCGTGGATAATATCAAGGATAACGAAGGTACGCCCATCAAGGTGACTGCACAGCGTGGGGAAGAAACCTTTGAAACCACCATGACGCCGGTGTATGATACGCAGGCGAAGAAGGCCATGGTGGGGGTTATGAGTTCGGTGGATACCCAGCATCCGGGAATCATTGATTCCATGGGACTGGCTCTGCAGAAAACGGCCATGATTGTGGCTATGATGCTGGAAGCCCTGGCCCAGATTATTCTGAAGCTCTCTGGCTCGGAACTGGCTGGACCCATTGGCGTGGCGCAGATGGCAGGAGAAGTGGCCCAGATGGGCTTTGTGCCGCTTTTGAACTTTGCGGCGTTCCTGAGCCTGAACCTTGGTATCGTGAACCTGTTCCCGATTCCGGCGCTTGACGGCGGCCACTTTGTGACCCTGTGTGTCGAGGCCGTGCGGGGCAAACCCATGAGCCCCAAGGCTTTGGAATACACCCAGAAGGTGGGCATTGTGCTGCTCATCCTGCTCATGGTTTTGGCCACCAAAAACGACATAGTACGCGTCTTTACAGGAGGCTAA
- the rpmF gene encoding 50S ribosomal protein L32, protein MAVPKRKMSKARRDQRRANWKLEAPGYVACPQCHEPKMPHHVCPECGYYDGKEVVAAAE, encoded by the coding sequence ATGGCAGTTCCAAAGAGAAAAATGTCCAAGGCTCGCCGCGACCAGCGCCGTGCTAATTGGAAGCTGGAGGCTCCGGGCTACGTTGCTTGCCCCCAGTGCCACGAACCGAAGATGCCCCATCATGTATGCCCTGAATGCGGCTACTATGACGGCAAAGAGGTTGTTGCTGCAGCTGAATAA
- a CDS encoding phosphatidate cytidylyltransferase gives MLLRIITGIVGIAAAAFVIQTGGEVFAGFTLLLMFLAWFEYARAFAERGMGIALFTGFIALGLMWYAAWQRPEFLALACPLIIMVMLLESVLLRGGTSILDALASGAGLIYIGFPFACLLLLRNLMPETVFTTEIGTFTFGNAFVWIMFIGTWASDTFAYFTGTAIGRHKLCPSISPNKTIEGFMGSLLGTTAVVAGLGYFLNLPLEEMAVLGLLIAILATLGDLVESVAKRYVGIKDSGNIIPGHGGVWDRFDSVLFTAPLVYYFVQFVNLMGK, from the coding sequence TTGTTACTGAGAATAATAACTGGAATAGTGGGCATTGCCGCTGCTGCCTTTGTGATTCAGACGGGCGGAGAGGTCTTTGCCGGATTTACGTTGCTGCTGATGTTTTTGGCCTGGTTTGAATATGCCCGGGCCTTTGCGGAGCGGGGCATGGGCATTGCCCTGTTTACGGGCTTTATCGCCTTGGGACTCATGTGGTATGCGGCCTGGCAAAGACCGGAATTTCTGGCACTTGCCTGCCCGCTGATTATCATGGTGATGCTGCTCGAAAGTGTGCTGCTGCGCGGCGGCACCAGCATCCTGGATGCGCTGGCATCCGGGGCGGGGCTTATCTATATCGGTTTTCCGTTTGCCTGCCTGCTGCTTTTGCGCAACCTTATGCCGGAGACGGTTTTCACTACGGAAATCGGCACGTTCACCTTTGGCAATGCCTTTGTGTGGATTATGTTTATCGGCACTTGGGCCAGCGATACCTTTGCTTACTTTACGGGCACGGCCATCGGCCGTCATAAGCTCTGCCCGTCCATCAGCCCGAACAAGACCATTGAAGGCTTTATGGGTTCTCTCTTGGGGACCACAGCTGTAGTGGCTGGCTTGGGTTATTTCCTGAATTTGCCTTTGGAAGAGATGGCGGTATTGGGCCTGTTGATTGCCATCCTTGCCACTTTGGGGGATTTGGTGGAATCCGTGGCCAAGCGTTACGTGGGCATCAAGGATTCCGGCAATATCATTCCCGGCCATGGTGGTGTCTGGGACAGATTTGACAGCGTGCTCTTTACGGCACCGCTGGTTTACTATTTTGTCCAGTTTGTAAATCTTATGGGCAAATAA
- a CDS encoding isoprenyl transferase produces the protein MLKKILGKAVTTLAGRDDFAIPKHDSPLFAGLDWEKLPKHVAVIMDGNGRWAKGQGLMRTAGHKAGVKTLKNILKTASGLELDALTVYAFSTENWKRPEVEVDFLMNLFSEYLNKELQEMHENNVQIHFIGRLDGLSDSLQKQMREAVELTKNNTGVKFNIAANYGGQDELVRAMQKIAARVQAGELAPADIDEALVEENLDTYGNLPVDLVIRTSGDMRLSNFLLWQAAYAEFYFTDVNWPEFSPECFVDALRDFASRDRRFGGLNEDKK, from the coding sequence ATGTTGAAGAAAATATTGGGAAAAGCGGTTACCACACTGGCTGGACGTGATGATTTTGCGATTCCCAAGCATGATTCACCGCTGTTTGCAGGTTTGGATTGGGAGAAGCTTCCCAAACATGTAGCGGTGATTATGGACGGCAATGGCCGTTGGGCGAAAGGCCAGGGGCTCATGCGTACGGCGGGCCACAAGGCTGGCGTCAAGACGCTCAAGAACATCCTCAAGACAGCCAGTGGTCTGGAACTGGATGCACTCACGGTGTATGCTTTTTCCACGGAAAACTGGAAGCGTCCGGAAGTGGAAGTGGACTTCCTGATGAATCTGTTCTCGGAGTATCTGAACAAGGAATTGCAGGAGATGCATGAAAACAATGTGCAGATTCACTTCATTGGCCGTCTGGATGGTCTGTCAGATTCCCTGCAGAAGCAGATGCGTGAGGCAGTGGAACTGACGAAAAATAACACCGGCGTGAAGTTCAATATTGCGGCCAACTATGGCGGGCAGGATGAACTGGTGCGGGCGATGCAGAAAATCGCTGCCCGGGTACAGGCTGGTGAACTGGCTCCGGCAGATATTGATGAAGCATTGGTGGAGGAGAATCTGGACACCTATGGCAATCTGCCGGTGGATTTGGTTATCCGCACCAGTGGCGATATGCGTCTGTCCAATTTCCTTTTATGGCAGGCCGCTTATGCCGAGTTCTATTTTACCGATGTGAACTGGCCGGAGTTTTCCCCGGAGTGCTTTGTGGATGCTCTGCGGGATTTTGCCAGCCGTGACCGCCGCTTTGGCGGTCTGAATGAGGACAAGAAATAA